One stretch of Desulfomonile tiedjei DNA includes these proteins:
- the nuoF gene encoding NADH-quinone oxidoreductase subunit NuoF, with amino-acid sequence MSLEDLQGIAKIEKDRQEGFKHKIHICVAAGCLSCQSDLLKAAFEKEVNIRGLENWVDVKGVGCLGLCAAGPLIAVEPQGTYYRSVQVTDVSEILDSLGGAPVSRLDGSSQLPFFKRQEKIVLENCGKIDPERIEDYIAAGGYEGLYLASRSAAPSEIIEEVVASGLRGRGGAGFPTGLKWTAVSKANSSTKFIVCNADEGDPGAFMDRSVLESDPHRVIEGMAIAGAAVGASHGFIYVRAEYPLAVKRLRTAIAQAERLGVLGNNIFNTPFNFDVKVRLGAGAFVCGEETALIASIEGRRGTPRPRPPFPAEFGLWGYPTLINNVETLANIPPIIRKGGKWFASIGTEKSKGTKVFALAGRVNNTGLIEVPMGTSLREIVFDIGGGIPEGRNFKAVQTGGPSGGCIPHQHLDMPVDYESLAQVGSIMGSGGMIVMDDSSCMVDVAKFFMEFCMSESCGKCVPCRVGTTQIHNLLSKITGGDGKPADVRMLEELCDLVKSTSLCGLGQTAPNPVMSTLRYFRDEYMAHIKEKSCPAGACGMGGSKEAK; translated from the coding sequence CTGAGTCTTGAAGATCTCCAGGGTATAGCGAAAATCGAGAAAGACAGACAGGAAGGATTTAAGCACAAAATCCACATCTGCGTTGCGGCAGGGTGCCTGTCTTGTCAGAGCGATCTGCTCAAGGCGGCATTCGAGAAGGAAGTCAATATCCGCGGGCTGGAGAACTGGGTCGATGTGAAGGGCGTCGGATGCCTGGGACTATGCGCGGCAGGACCTTTGATTGCCGTGGAACCGCAAGGCACGTACTACCGGTCAGTGCAGGTCACAGACGTTTCCGAGATCCTGGATTCGTTGGGAGGAGCGCCTGTAAGCAGATTGGATGGTTCCTCGCAGTTGCCGTTCTTCAAGCGCCAGGAAAAGATAGTCCTGGAAAACTGCGGCAAAATCGACCCGGAGCGCATCGAGGATTACATTGCCGCAGGCGGTTATGAAGGTCTTTATCTCGCCTCGAGGTCTGCCGCTCCCTCCGAAATAATTGAAGAGGTCGTAGCAAGCGGATTGCGTGGCCGAGGTGGTGCGGGCTTCCCCACCGGCTTGAAGTGGACCGCGGTTTCCAAGGCCAACAGCAGCACCAAGTTCATCGTCTGCAACGCGGATGAGGGGGACCCGGGCGCATTCATGGATCGCAGTGTCCTTGAAAGCGACCCGCACCGGGTCATCGAAGGGATGGCCATTGCCGGAGCGGCTGTAGGTGCAAGCCACGGGTTCATCTACGTCCGAGCGGAGTACCCGCTCGCGGTGAAACGGCTTCGGACAGCCATCGCACAGGCGGAACGCCTCGGCGTGCTGGGGAACAACATCTTCAACACCCCATTCAATTTTGATGTCAAGGTCCGCCTCGGCGCAGGCGCATTCGTATGCGGAGAAGAAACCGCTCTAATCGCCTCGATCGAGGGCCGGCGAGGCACTCCTCGACCACGCCCGCCTTTCCCTGCTGAATTCGGCCTCTGGGGCTATCCGACTCTCATCAACAACGTGGAGACACTTGCGAATATCCCGCCGATAATCCGCAAGGGCGGCAAATGGTTCGCCAGCATCGGCACTGAGAAGAGCAAGGGTACCAAGGTCTTTGCGCTTGCCGGTCGAGTGAACAATACAGGTCTCATCGAAGTACCTATGGGGACCTCCCTGCGCGAGATTGTCTTTGACATCGGCGGAGGCATTCCCGAGGGGCGAAACTTCAAGGCCGTCCAGACCGGTGGTCCTTCAGGCGGATGCATCCCGCACCAACACCTCGACATGCCGGTGGACTATGAGTCCCTGGCTCAGGTGGGCTCGATCATGGGTTCCGGCGGAATGATCGTCATGGACGACTCGTCTTGCATGGTGGATGTGGCAAAGTTTTTCATGGAATTCTGTATGTCCGAATCCTGCGGCAAATGTGTGCCGTGCAGGGTCGGGACTACTCAAATACACAATTTGCTTTCCAAGATCACCGGTGGTGACGGCAAGCCTGCGGACGTCCGAATGCTCGAAGAACTGTGCGATCTGGTGAAAAGCACCAGTTTGTGCGGACTGGGCCAGACCGCCCCCAATCCGGTGATGAGCACGCTCCGCTATTTCCGTGACGAATACATGGCTCACATCAAAGAAAAATCCTGTCCGGCCGGAGCATGCGGCATGGGCGGCTCCAAGGAGGCGAAATGA
- the hoxU gene encoding bidirectional hydrogenase complex protein HoxU: MPEFTKSDKARADVNPVRMLMFKIDGRDVTAREDETILTVARQNGINIPTLCHLEGLSERGACRLCIVEVKGAPRLMPACVTLPRQDMEVITNSERVVGYRKKILELIFTERNHVCSVCVSNGHCELQALALELGMTHVHYDYIYPRYSVDHTHERFSVDHNRCILCQRCVRVCDEVEGAATWEAMGRGIDSRVITDLNQPWGTSQTCTGCGKCVHVCPTGALSEKGKSVAEMTKRKQFLPYLQMMRREELR, encoded by the coding sequence ATGCCCGAGTTCACGAAAAGCGATAAAGCGCGCGCCGACGTCAATCCCGTCCGCATGTTGATGTTCAAAATAGACGGCCGTGATGTTACCGCCCGTGAAGATGAGACCATCCTCACGGTGGCCCGTCAGAACGGCATTAACATACCCACGCTGTGTCACCTCGAGGGCTTGTCCGAACGAGGGGCCTGCCGCTTGTGCATTGTGGAGGTCAAGGGCGCTCCCAGACTAATGCCGGCTTGTGTGACTCTCCCAAGGCAGGACATGGAGGTCATCACCAATTCCGAGCGAGTTGTGGGGTACCGCAAGAAGATTCTGGAACTGATCTTCACGGAGCGGAACCATGTTTGCTCCGTCTGTGTCTCAAACGGCCATTGCGAACTGCAAGCACTGGCCCTGGAACTGGGAATGACCCACGTGCACTACGACTATATTTATCCCCGGTATTCCGTCGATCATACGCATGAACGGTTTTCAGTGGACCACAACCGCTGCATCCTGTGCCAGCGCTGCGTACGCGTCTGCGACGAAGTTGAGGGAGCTGCGACATGGGAAGCGATGGGCCGCGGCATTGACTCACGCGTGATCACGGACCTGAATCAGCCTTGGGGGACATCCCAGACTTGCACCGGGTGCGGCAAGTGCGTCCACGTCTGCCCAACGGGCGCACTCTCGGAAAAGGGCAAATCCGTGGCGGAAATGACCAAACGCAAACAGTTCTTGCCATATCTCCAAATGATGAGGAGGGAGGAACTGAGATGA
- a CDS encoding HigA family addiction module antidote protein, with protein MKEAKLPPIHPGEILFEEFMEPLGLNQRQLAQALGVNVTRINRIIKGKSAITADTALRLGRYFGTTAQLWLNMQSRYDLEKAKDESEAKIKKAVKPRTKSGISVTAV; from the coding sequence ATGAAAGAAGCGAAACTACCACCGATTCATCCCGGCGAAATCTTGTTTGAAGAGTTCATGGAGCCGTTGGGGCTAAATCAGCGCCAGTTGGCCCAGGCTCTTGGAGTGAACGTCACGCGAATAAACCGGATCATCAAGGGCAAGAGCGCAATTACGGCTGACACAGCGCTTCGTCTGGGCCGGTATTTTGGTACCACTGCTCAGCTTTGGTTGAACATGCAGTCAAGGTATGACCTTGAAAAAGCTAAGGACGAGAGCGAGGCGAAGATCAAGAAAGCAGTTAAGCCTCGGACCAAAAGCGGTATTTCTGTGACGGCTGTGTGA
- a CDS encoding Ni/Fe hydrogenase subunit alpha, translated as MAQHIEIEPITRIEGHGKITISLDDRGEVTDAQFHVTQFRGFEKFCEGRPFYEMPSLVERICGICPISHSIASAKACDAILGVRIPEPAVKLRRLLNCGEYIQSHALSFFHLSAPDLLLGMDSDPAKRNVLGLLEANRDIALDGVRLRQIGQQIIELFAGKRIHPAWVVPGGVNKPLSEDNRNMMMDLLPEAYEITSRTLTWFKAALENYREEIRTFANFPTNFMGLVNQEGNLEHLDGTLRFMDAKGRFLADGVDPAKYQDYIGEAVEDFSYLKSPYYKPLGYPDGIYRVGPAARLNVCNGCGLTKSDQEWAEFTRLERGPVMSSFYNHYARLIEILYSIETMEKLLNDPDILSTHVRAHAQPNHYEGVGVVEAPRGTLIHHYKVDEEGLITWANMIVATGNNNLAMNRGVLQVAKRFVHGDKISEGALNRVEAVIRAFDPCLSCSTHALGRMPLKIQLLGPDGAILHEAR; from the coding sequence ATGGCTCAGCACATAGAAATAGAGCCCATTACCCGAATAGAAGGGCATGGGAAAATAACCATAAGTCTCGATGATAGGGGCGAGGTCACCGACGCCCAGTTCCACGTCACTCAGTTCAGGGGCTTCGAAAAGTTCTGTGAAGGCCGCCCTTTTTATGAAATGCCATCGCTGGTGGAGAGGATTTGCGGCATCTGTCCCATAAGCCACTCCATAGCCTCAGCCAAGGCATGTGACGCGATTCTGGGCGTTCGAATCCCGGAACCCGCCGTTAAACTGCGGCGCCTGCTAAACTGCGGAGAGTACATCCAATCCCACGCATTGAGCTTTTTCCACCTGTCCGCGCCCGACTTGCTGTTGGGGATGGATTCAGACCCGGCCAAGCGCAACGTCCTGGGGTTGCTGGAGGCCAATCGGGATATCGCGTTGGACGGCGTCAGGCTTCGCCAAATAGGGCAGCAGATCATCGAGTTGTTTGCAGGCAAGCGCATCCATCCCGCGTGGGTTGTGCCTGGAGGGGTGAACAAGCCCCTGAGCGAGGACAACCGGAACATGATGATGGATCTGCTCCCCGAAGCGTATGAGATTACCAGCCGGACATTGACGTGGTTCAAGGCCGCACTGGAGAACTACCGGGAGGAGATTCGCACCTTTGCCAACTTTCCCACGAACTTCATGGGTCTGGTCAATCAGGAAGGAAACTTGGAACATCTTGACGGAACGCTTCGGTTCATGGATGCCAAGGGAAGGTTCCTGGCCGACGGAGTGGATCCGGCAAAGTATCAGGACTATATTGGCGAGGCCGTGGAGGATTTCTCTTACTTGAAGTCTCCCTACTACAAACCGCTCGGCTATCCGGACGGCATATACAGAGTCGGACCCGCGGCTCGCTTGAATGTCTGTAACGGTTGCGGACTGACCAAATCGGACCAGGAATGGGCCGAGTTCACCAGGCTTGAGAGAGGCCCGGTGATGAGTTCCTTTTACAATCATTACGCGAGGCTCATCGAAATCCTTTACTCCATCGAAACCATGGAGAAGCTTCTAAACGATCCGGACATCCTGAGCACGCACGTACGTGCGCATGCTCAACCGAACCACTATGAAGGGGTGGGAGTTGTCGAGGCCCCGCGAGGCACTTTGATTCATCACTACAAGGTTGACGAAGAGGGCCTCATAACATGGGCCAATATGATTGTGGCCACAGGAAACAACAACCTGGCGATGAACCGAGGAGTCTTGCAAGTGGCTAAGCGTTTCGTCCATGGGGACAAGATCTCGGAAGGCGCCCTCAATAGAGTGGAGGCTGTAATCAGGGCGTTCGATCCCTGCTTGAGCTGCTCCACACACGCTTTGGGCCGTATGCCGCTGAAAATTCAGCTACTGGGACCCGACGGCGCGATTCTGCATGAAGCCAGGTGA
- a CDS encoding type II toxin-antitoxin system RelE/ParE family toxin yields the protein MKGGRRGQHSLRVSGNWRLCFAWRDGHVYDLELVDYH from the coding sequence TTGAAAGGCGGCCGGCGGGGTCAGCACAGTCTGCGAGTCAGCGGCAACTGGCGGCTCTGCTTTGCTTGGAGAGACGGGCACGTTTATGATCTGGAACTGGTTGACTATCATTGA
- a CDS encoding NADP oxidoreductase, producing the protein MEPQPEPSKKKVRIATTWLDGCSGCHMSFLDIDQKIADVAPMFDLVYGPLVDFKEFPEGVDVTLVEGAVSSEDDEKKIRLIRNRSYLVVSFGDCAVTANVPGMRNQFKIDDILKRGYVENASHNPGSPHVGVPKLLKGARPVHEFVNVDVFLPGCPPPSEAILLALSELLEGRIPDLTGKTRFGA; encoded by the coding sequence ATGGAACCGCAACCCGAGCCTTCCAAAAAGAAGGTCCGTATAGCCACCACCTGGCTGGACGGCTGCTCCGGCTGCCACATGTCTTTCCTGGATATAGACCAGAAGATTGCCGATGTGGCCCCGATGTTCGATCTGGTCTACGGGCCGCTCGTAGACTTCAAAGAGTTTCCCGAAGGAGTGGACGTGACGCTTGTGGAAGGAGCGGTCAGCAGCGAAGACGACGAGAAGAAGATACGGCTCATTCGCAACAGGTCATACCTTGTAGTTTCTTTCGGTGATTGCGCGGTCACAGCCAACGTGCCCGGCATGCGCAATCAGTTCAAGATCGACGATATTCTTAAACGAGGCTACGTGGAAAACGCTTCGCACAATCCGGGGAGTCCCCATGTTGGGGTTCCAAAGCTGCTCAAGGGTGCCAGGCCGGTCCATGAATTCGTCAACGTGGACGTATTCTTGCCCGGCTGTCCGCCTCCGTCCGAAGCAATTCTCTTGGCCTTGAGCGAGCTTCTGGAGGGGCGTATTCCAGACCTTACCGGAAAGACCCGTTTTGGAGCATAA
- a CDS encoding addiction module protein, translated as MKPHTSVFDLTPSEKLQLVEDLWDDLATTPEEVPVHDWQKEELARRKANLMKNPASGLTWEELKKRLRSRYGR; from the coding sequence TTGAAGCCCCACACCTCAGTTTTTGACCTGACGCCGTCAGAAAAGCTCCAGCTTGTGGAAGACTTGTGGGATGACCTTGCGACCACTCCCGAAGAGGTGCCGGTCCATGACTGGCAGAAAGAAGAGTTGGCCCGAAGAAAAGCCAATCTGATGAAGAACCCGGCCTCTGGACTTACATGGGAAGAACTCAAGAAACGGCTGCGAAGTCGCTATGGCCGCTAA
- a CDS encoding DUF2283 domain-containing protein: MKVYYDNEVDALYLKLGDESPEGVIEIAEGVNLDTTAEDRIVGIEILNASEKIDLRTILSYTLELDKELLRQETV, translated from the coding sequence ATGAAAGTATACTACGACAATGAAGTGGACGCTCTGTACTTGAAATTGGGAGATGAATCTCCGGAAGGAGTCATTGAGATTGCGGAAGGGGTTAACTTGGACACTACCGCTGAGGACAGAATAGTCGGCATAGAAATTCTCAATGCATCGGAAAAGATTGATTTAAGGACCATCCTGTCCTACACGCTGGAGCTGGATAAGGAGCTGTTACGGCAAGAGACTGTCTAA
- a CDS encoding PAS domain S-box protein has translation MNDQDKTKEQLLHEVRELRKAVAQLEAHEIRHAEVPGFAGYSGTLFRKLTEGSVVGVYLIQDDLFRYVNPTLANIFGYQVNELLNVLGPKDLVFPEDWPMMDQNLRLRLSGALEAAHLQFRGLKKDGRIIQVEVHGSRTDFHEKPAVIGTLLDITGRIQAGQDLETELNKFQALYDLAVAMTAERSLDENLLLVVEKSRELLGADKSFMALHDEKAGHLRMHATSGVVTEDFKQLRIPIGVGMGGKVALTGKLRVVEDYFQEIGPVFHDVVRAEGLLSGIAVPVNIGANNLGVLYVFNRTKTPFSPSDLDTLSLLGNLAALEINRKSSEERLRESEDRYRSLYEASKRGEELYVSLLNSSADAIVIYDLEGRAKYVNRSFTRIFGWSLEDVEGRRIPFMPDSEREATMTIIQGLVRDGTPTVGFETRRFTKDSRMLDMSISASRYRDHEGIPAGTLVILRDITDRKQAEARLRESEVMYRLLYEESTRREELYRSVLNSSADAIVIYDMEGRAQYVSPSFTAIFGWTIEDVEGKRIPFMPESEREASMTIIYDIIRNGDSCSAFETKRFTKDGRTLDISISASRYHDHDGNASGILAILRNITDRKRAEQALRESEERFRTLAEVAPFGLVVIRADETAEYLNPKFTEIFGYTLEDVPDTDTWFLRAYPNKSRRVAAASIWRAEKAGIEVRDDAGAEAIPRTFSVRAKDGAEKIVDFRAVVLADGRILAAFLDITAQAKAQQEIVRAKNEWERTFNAVSDLVVILDSQHNVARANKALADRLGVAPEDVVGMSCRDKMPYQKTPAALCLDPEILADGLEHSAEISDEILGGVFDLRVSPLRDEQGKVFGSVHVARDITAVKSIERSRRRAVHHLSHELKTPLAIMKASVKNLADPNLSRAGNESNLQRIRRSLQRLNEIQEIVQEIVEPREYRPRPFPVTATVHQILDDIRSKIAHRSVALISRLETVNSDSIDPDLLQKVLDTLVKNSVENTPDGGEVVVSLSQAPAGVLLQVEDSGVGIAPSDREFLFRAFHTTQDEEQYATRNPFDFDAGGKGLELMRLKILSEDGHFDISFDSRRCRHLPTDKDHCSGSLSSCRYVNGPEDCKQAGGTVFSVLFRGGLAKRHSMNEQ, from the coding sequence ATGAACGACCAGGACAAGACCAAAGAACAACTCCTCCATGAAGTCCGCGAATTGCGTAAAGCCGTCGCTCAGCTTGAGGCCCATGAAATTCGGCACGCGGAGGTGCCCGGCTTCGCGGGATACTCCGGGACTTTGTTCAGAAAACTCACGGAAGGGTCGGTCGTCGGCGTATACCTCATTCAGGACGACCTCTTCCGTTATGTCAATCCCACGTTGGCAAACATATTTGGTTACCAGGTTAACGAACTTCTCAACGTTCTCGGCCCCAAGGACCTCGTCTTTCCGGAAGACTGGCCCATGATGGACCAGAACCTTCGGCTCAGGCTTAGCGGTGCGTTGGAAGCGGCGCATTTACAGTTTAGAGGCCTTAAGAAGGACGGAAGGATCATTCAAGTCGAGGTTCACGGTTCTCGAACCGATTTCCACGAGAAGCCGGCTGTAATCGGAACATTACTCGACATCACCGGTCGCATACAGGCCGGGCAAGACCTTGAGACCGAATTAAACAAATTTCAGGCCCTGTATGACCTCGCTGTGGCAATGACTGCGGAGCGCAGCCTCGATGAGAACCTTCTGCTCGTCGTCGAAAAAAGCAGAGAGCTTCTCGGAGCTGACAAATCGTTCATGGCCTTGCATGACGAAAAGGCCGGACATCTGCGCATGCACGCCACATCCGGAGTAGTCACTGAGGACTTCAAGCAACTACGCATACCCATCGGCGTCGGAATGGGCGGAAAGGTGGCTCTCACGGGAAAATTGCGTGTTGTTGAAGACTATTTCCAGGAAATAGGCCCGGTGTTCCACGATGTTGTACGGGCTGAAGGACTGCTGTCCGGCATAGCTGTGCCGGTAAATATCGGAGCCAACAATTTGGGCGTGCTCTATGTATTTAACCGTACAAAGACGCCTTTTTCCCCGTCGGACCTTGACACGCTATCTCTGCTGGGCAATCTCGCTGCCTTGGAGATCAATCGTAAGAGTTCCGAGGAACGCCTTCGGGAAAGTGAAGATCGGTACAGGAGCCTGTATGAAGCCTCCAAGAGAGGCGAAGAGCTTTACGTGTCTCTGCTCAACTCCTCTGCTGACGCCATAGTCATCTACGACCTGGAAGGCAGAGCCAAATATGTGAACCGGTCGTTCACCCGCATATTCGGATGGTCCCTGGAAGATGTCGAGGGACGACGCATTCCGTTTATGCCCGATTCCGAACGAGAAGCCACGATGACCATCATTCAAGGCCTCGTTCGAGACGGCACGCCTACCGTCGGCTTTGAAACCAGGCGATTCACCAAAGACAGCCGAATGCTGGACATGAGCATCAGCGCGTCCCGTTATCGCGATCACGAGGGGATCCCCGCCGGAACATTAGTCATATTGCGGGACATCACCGATAGAAAGCAGGCCGAAGCACGGCTTCGGGAAAGTGAAGTCATGTACCGCCTGCTATACGAAGAATCCACACGGCGCGAAGAGCTGTATCGGTCGGTGCTGAATTCCTCGGCCGATGCCATTGTCATTTATGACATGGAAGGAAGAGCGCAATACGTCAGCCCGTCGTTTACCGCCATTTTCGGATGGACTATTGAAGATGTGGAAGGGAAGCGCATTCCCTTCATGCCGGAGAGCGAACGCGAAGCTTCCATGACCATTATCTACGACATCATCCGTAACGGAGATTCTTGCAGCGCTTTTGAAACAAAAAGATTCACAAAGGACGGACGCACACTCGACATCAGCATAAGCGCATCCCGGTACCACGATCATGACGGAAATGCCTCGGGAATACTGGCCATTCTGCGAAACATTACCGACAGGAAGCGAGCCGAACAGGCCCTCAGAGAAAGCGAAGAGCGCTTCAGGACCCTGGCGGAAGTGGCGCCCTTCGGGCTTGTGGTGATCCGTGCGGATGAGACTGCCGAGTATTTGAACCCCAAGTTTACCGAGATTTTCGGTTACACGCTGGAGGACGTCCCGGACACGGATACATGGTTTCTGAGGGCATACCCCAACAAGAGCCGTCGGGTAGCTGCCGCGTCAATATGGAGGGCGGAGAAAGCGGGCATCGAAGTTCGCGATGACGCAGGCGCCGAGGCCATTCCCAGGACCTTCTCCGTCCGAGCTAAGGATGGTGCTGAAAAGATCGTTGATTTTCGCGCGGTGGTCCTTGCGGACGGAAGAATCCTGGCCGCGTTCCTGGACATAACAGCCCAAGCCAAGGCCCAGCAGGAGATCGTTCGGGCGAAAAACGAGTGGGAACGCACATTTAACGCCGTGTCGGATCTGGTCGTGATCCTGGACAGTCAACACAACGTAGCCAGGGCCAACAAAGCGCTGGCTGACCGACTCGGCGTAGCGCCTGAGGATGTGGTCGGAATGAGTTGCCGCGACAAAATGCCGTATCAAAAAACCCCCGCAGCCCTCTGTCTGGACCCGGAGATCCTGGCCGACGGACTTGAGCACTCAGCGGAAATCTCCGACGAGATCCTGGGAGGGGTATTTGACCTTCGCGTTTCGCCGCTTCGTGATGAACAGGGAAAGGTCTTCGGATCGGTCCACGTGGCCCGCGACATCACCGCTGTCAAATCCATAGAACGATCAAGGAGAAGGGCTGTCCACCACCTGTCGCATGAGCTGAAAACTCCGCTCGCGATAATGAAGGCGTCGGTGAAAAACCTAGCCGATCCTAATCTGTCGCGGGCGGGCAACGAATCGAATCTGCAACGGATCAGGCGCAGCCTGCAAAGGCTCAATGAAATACAGGAGATCGTCCAGGAAATCGTGGAGCCGCGAGAATACAGGCCAAGACCTTTCCCGGTAACTGCCACCGTACACCAGATCCTCGACGATATCAGGAGCAAGATTGCTCACCGCTCGGTTGCGCTGATATCGCGGTTGGAAACGGTGAACTCGGACTCGATCGACCCGGATTTGCTCCAGAAAGTGCTCGACACTCTTGTAAAAAACTCCGTTGAGAACACCCCGGACGGAGGCGAAGTAGTCGTCTCCTTGAGCCAGGCGCCTGCTGGAGTCCTTCTACAAGTTGAGGACAGCGGCGTGGGAATTGCGCCGAGCGATCGGGAATTCCTATTTAGGGCCTTCCATACGACCCAAGACGAAGAACAGTACGCCACCAGGAACCCCTTCGACTTTGACGCGGGTGGAAAAGGCCTGGAGCTTATGCGCCTGAAGATCCTCTCCGAGGACGGCCATTTCGACATATCCTTCGACAGCCGCCGGTGCCGGCACCTCCCCACAGACAAGGACCATTGCTCCGGTAGCCTGTCCTCATGCCGATACGTAAATGGCCCTGAAGACTGCAAACAGGCCGGCGGAACGGTGTTTTCAGTGCTGTTTCGAGGTGGATTGGCCAAACGTCATTCTATGAACGAGCAATAG
- a CDS encoding AIPR family protein: MSSNDLVLLNQLLDQRLSEIGQGLSEDEYFEIFSAEQVLKDDDLSYEELASGIVDGGGDGGIDSVYFFVNDVPFDEDTDVAALKKNVPLRLVLIQSKTSPGFSESAVDKMISSARDLFDLTKEMRALACVYNAQLIDRMSHFRDTFLALASKFPSVSFEYAYSTKGTEIHPNVDRKVTALEEVIRSFFSPVSFTFRFLTASDLLASARRSPSSATSLRLAENPISTGQEGFVCLVTLRDYLEFITDEDGHLRSHLFEGNVRDYQGKTEVNVEIHRTLGTTGPEDFWWLNNGVSIICANASLSGKTLTIEDAEIVNGLQSSREIYNALHGKDLSKEPRNLLVRVLKPQGEESRDRIIKATNSQTPIPAASLRATDKIHRDIEDYLYSRGYFYDRRKNYYKNVGKPIKKIFGIPFVAQSVMACALADPANARARPSSLIKSEEAYKRIFNSDYPLDVYWKCPVVVQTVEDILKQSGNEDYRKHLSNVLFYVAALWVLRQSGLPGPSVEKVATMDVSTVTPETVGPVAVEVWQEYMALGGTDQVAKGGDLKKILLEKHRQQFLQALKAAR, from the coding sequence ATGTCAAGTAACGATTTGGTTCTTCTCAATCAACTGCTTGACCAGCGTCTTTCTGAAATAGGGCAAGGGCTGAGTGAAGACGAGTACTTCGAGATATTCTCTGCCGAACAAGTACTTAAGGATGATGACCTGTCCTATGAAGAGTTGGCATCCGGTATAGTAGATGGCGGCGGCGATGGTGGAATAGACTCGGTCTACTTCTTCGTGAATGACGTTCCGTTTGATGAGGATACAGATGTCGCGGCCCTCAAGAAAAATGTGCCGCTTCGCTTGGTTCTGATACAGTCCAAGACTTCACCAGGCTTTTCCGAGTCAGCAGTGGACAAGATGATAAGTAGCGCCAGAGATCTCTTCGATCTTACCAAAGAAATGCGGGCCTTAGCCTGCGTATATAATGCGCAACTTATTGACAGAATGTCGCATTTCCGGGATACCTTCTTAGCACTAGCATCGAAATTTCCATCGGTTAGCTTCGAGTACGCTTATTCGACAAAGGGTACTGAAATACACCCTAATGTGGACCGCAAAGTAACGGCCTTGGAGGAAGTGATCCGAAGCTTCTTCAGTCCTGTCTCGTTTACCTTCAGGTTTCTAACCGCCTCAGATCTTCTTGCCAGTGCTCGACGTAGTCCGTCGAGTGCGACCAGCCTCCGTTTGGCAGAGAACCCGATTTCGACAGGCCAGGAGGGTTTCGTATGCCTTGTCACTCTGCGGGACTATCTTGAATTCATTACGGACGAGGACGGCCATCTCCGCTCGCATCTCTTCGAGGGCAATGTCAGAGACTACCAGGGCAAGACCGAAGTCAATGTGGAGATCCACAGAACACTGGGCACTACGGGGCCAGAAGATTTTTGGTGGCTCAACAATGGGGTCTCAATAATTTGTGCCAACGCAAGCTTGAGCGGCAAGACACTTACCATCGAGGATGCTGAGATTGTCAATGGGCTACAGTCATCCAGGGAGATTTACAACGCTTTGCACGGCAAGGATTTGTCTAAAGAACCCAGAAACTTACTCGTCAGAGTTCTGAAACCCCAAGGTGAGGAAAGCCGTGATCGCATCATTAAAGCAACGAACAGTCAAACGCCTATCCCGGCCGCGTCTCTGAGGGCAACCGACAAGATACACCGAGACATTGAGGACTATCTGTACAGCAGGGGATACTTTTACGACCGCCGGAAAAACTATTACAAGAATGTTGGAAAGCCAATTAAGAAAATATTTGGGATCCCGTTTGTGGCTCAATCCGTAATGGCTTGTGCCCTGGCGGATCCTGCAAATGCCCGTGCCCGTCCGTCAAGTCTGATAAAGAGCGAGGAAGCTTACAAACGTATATTCAATTCAGATTACCCTCTTGACGTCTACTGGAAATGTCCTGTTGTTGTCCAGACCGTTGAGGACATTCTGAAGCAAAGCGGCAACGAAGACTATCGAAAACATCTCAGCAACGTACTTTTCTACGTTGCCGCACTTTGGGTGCTGCGCCAATCGGGTCTCCCGGGTCCGAGTGTTGAAAAAGTCGCCACCATGGACGTTTCGACAGTTACACCGGAGACTGTTGGTCCAGTAGCCGTTGAGGTGTGGCAGGAGTATATGGCATTGGGAGGGACGGATCAAGTAGCCAAGGGCGGTGACCTGAAGAAGATCCTGCTTGAAAAGCACCGCCAGCAATTCTTGCAGGCATTAAAGGCGGCTCGATAG